In a genomic window of Staphylococcus taiwanensis:
- a CDS encoding S9 family peptidase produces the protein MDSITTKKMPIESYTHQFEEITYTVDGLKVKGLQMRPIHRHVHRIVVYLRGGKGQVGRVRAARLMQFADDQTLVVGPYYRGSNGSEGRDEFANSDLKDVTYLIKLLKLQYPNAYVHMIGFSRGGIQGLLSFQDYPVDSYIIWGGVSDIHLMYEERVDLRGMLRRMIGHPKKDKNAYQQRDAIKKINENSPPILIVHGGKDQQVGIHQAYFLEEHLREKGVVYDTFYQLDEGHVPRPKAMTKALNYVMDWMNKIEANEIEKTSNSFAHSK, from the coding sequence TTGGATTCTATCACAACTAAAAAAATGCCAATCGAATCCTATACACATCAGTTTGAAGAAATTACATACACAGTTGATGGATTAAAAGTTAAAGGCTTGCAAATGCGCCCAATACATCGCCATGTTCATAGAATAGTTGTATATTTGCGAGGCGGTAAGGGTCAAGTCGGTCGTGTCCGTGCAGCAAGGTTAATGCAGTTTGCTGATGATCAAACTTTAGTGGTTGGTCCTTATTATAGAGGAAGCAATGGTAGTGAAGGTCGAGATGAATTTGCTAATTCTGATTTAAAAGATGTAACCTACCTTATTAAGCTATTAAAATTGCAGTATCCTAATGCATATGTACATATGATTGGATTCTCAAGAGGAGGAATCCAAGGCCTGTTATCTTTCCAAGATTATCCTGTTGATAGTTATATCATTTGGGGTGGTGTGTCTGATATTCATTTAATGTATGAAGAACGAGTAGATTTAAGAGGGATGCTTCGACGTATGATTGGCCATCCCAAAAAAGATAAAAATGCCTATCAACAACGCGATGCTATTAAAAAAATTAATGAGAACAGTCCACCAATTTTAATTGTACACGGTGGCAAAGATCAACAAGTAGGTATTCATCAAGCATACTTTTTAGAAGAACATTTAAGAGAAAAAGGTGTGGTCTATGATACATTTTATCAACTTGATGAAGGACATGTACCTAGACCAAAGGCTATGACAAAAGCATTAAATTATGTAATGGATTGGATGAATAAAATTGAAGCAAATGAAATAGAAAAAACTTCAAATTCATTTGCACACTCTAAATAG
- the pckA gene encoding phosphoenolpyruvate carboxykinase (ATP): MSVDTYSETPKLKHLLEKESSLFQLSTTQLYYKIMANNEGELTELGAINASTGKYTGRSPKDKFIVTEPSYKDNIHWGEINQPIDEETFLNLYTKVLDYLDKKDELYVFNGYAGSDKDSQLKLTVINELAWHNLFAQNMFIRPGSKEEAAKIKANFTIVSAPHFKANPEVDGTKSETFVIISFKHKTILIGGTEYAGEMKKGIFSVMNYLLPMQDIMSMHCSANVGDKGDVALFFGLSGTGKTTLSASPDRKLIGDDEHGWNKNGIFNIEGGCYAKAINLSKEKEPQIYNAIQYGTILENTVVDERGEVDFDDNTHTENTRAAYPIHHIDNIVLPSKAAHPNTIIFLTADAFGVLPPISKLSKAQAMYHFLSGFTSKLAGTERGVTEPEPSFSTCFGAPFLPLNPIKYADLLGELIDKHDVDVYLVNTGWTGGKYGVGRRISLHYTRYMVDQAINGKLKNAEFTKDEKFGLSIPVEMEDVPKTILNPINAWSDQDKYRAQADDLIQRFEENFKKFGSEVEEIANTGGFNK; the protein is encoded by the coding sequence ATGTCAGTAGATACATACAGCGAAACACCAAAACTTAAACACTTATTAGAAAAAGAGAGCTCATTATTTCAACTTTCAACAACACAACTTTACTACAAGATAATGGCTAACAACGAAGGTGAATTAACTGAACTAGGTGCTATTAATGCAAGTACAGGTAAATATACTGGTCGTTCACCTAAAGATAAATTCATCGTCACTGAACCTTCTTACAAAGATAATATTCATTGGGGTGAGATCAACCAACCAATCGATGAAGAAACTTTCTTAAATCTTTACACTAAAGTTTTAGATTACCTCGATAAAAAAGATGAATTGTACGTATTTAATGGCTATGCGGGAAGTGATAAAGACTCACAATTAAAACTAACTGTTATTAATGAGCTAGCTTGGCATAACCTTTTTGCACAAAATATGTTTATTCGTCCTGGTTCAAAAGAAGAAGCTGCTAAAATTAAAGCAAACTTTACTATTGTATCAGCGCCTCATTTTAAAGCTAATCCAGAAGTCGATGGCACTAAATCTGAAACATTTGTCATTATTTCATTTAAACATAAAACCATCTTAATTGGCGGTACTGAATATGCCGGTGAAATGAAAAAAGGTATCTTCTCAGTAATGAACTACTTATTACCTATGCAAGATATTATGAGCATGCACTGCTCAGCAAACGTTGGTGACAAAGGCGATGTTGCCTTATTCTTCGGTTTATCTGGTACTGGTAAAACAACTTTATCTGCATCACCTGATCGTAAATTAATTGGTGATGATGAACATGGCTGGAATAAAAATGGTATTTTCAATATTGAAGGTGGTTGTTATGCAAAAGCGATTAACTTATCTAAAGAGAAAGAACCACAAATTTACAATGCGATTCAATATGGTACTATTTTAGAAAATACTGTAGTAGATGAACGTGGCGAAGTTGACTTTGATGATAATACACATACTGAAAATACGCGTGCGGCATATCCAATTCATCATATCGATAATATTGTACTACCATCTAAAGCTGCACATCCAAATACTATTATTTTCTTAACAGCTGATGCATTTGGTGTACTGCCACCAATTTCAAAATTATCTAAAGCGCAAGCGATGTATCACTTCTTAAGTGGTTTTACTTCTAAATTGGCTGGTACAGAACGTGGTGTAACTGAACCAGAACCATCATTTTCAACATGCTTTGGCGCACCATTCCTACCACTTAATCCAATTAAATATGCAGATTTATTAGGAGAACTTATCGATAAACATGACGTTGATGTATATTTAGTTAACACTGGATGGACTGGCGGTAAATACGGTGTAGGTAGACGTATTAGCTTACACTATACTCGATATATGGTAGACCAGGCTATTAACGGTAAATTGAAAAATGCTGAATTTACTAAAGATGAAAAATTTGGCTTGAGTATTCCGGTAGAAATGGAAGACGTACCTAAAACAATCCTAAACCCTATTAACGCTTGGAGCGATCAAGATAAATATCGTGCTCAAGCAGATGATTTAATCCAACGTTTTGAAGAAAACTTCAAAAAATTTGGTTCAGAAGTTGAAGAAATTGCCAATACAGGCGGATTCAACAAATAA